A genomic stretch from Deinococcus ruber includes:
- a CDS encoding Hsp20/alpha crystallin family protein — protein sequence MMRFDPFRDIEELTQRLDRAFYTNPQTARFAPPVDVHEDDQGLEIVLDLPGVQPSNVQIEAESQTLTVQAERKYERKEGRTAHRVERASGSFFRTFSVPAKYDLSRVDAHFENGTLTITIPRSEAAQRRTISLRTDSKTLDAGSENAAHQG from the coding sequence ATGATGCGATTTGATCCTTTCCGTGATATCGAAGAGCTGACCCAGCGTCTCGACCGCGCTTTCTACACCAATCCGCAGACTGCCCGCTTCGCCCCGCCCGTCGATGTGCATGAAGACGATCAGGGTCTGGAGATCGTTCTCGATCTGCCCGGCGTCCAGCCCAGCAACGTGCAGATCGAGGCCGAGAGCCAGACGCTGACGGTCCAGGCCGAGCGCAAGTACGAGCGTAAGGAAGGCCGCACCGCGCACCGCGTCGAACGCGCTTCCGGCAGCTTCTTCCGCACTTTCAGCGTGCCCGCCAAGTACGACCTGAGCCGCGTTGATGCCCACTTCGAGAACGGCACCCTGACCATCACCATTCCCCGCAGCGAGGCCGCCCAGCGCCGCACCATCTCGCTGCGAACCGACAGCAAGACGCTGGACGCCGGAAGCGAGAACGCCGCCCACCAGGGCTGA
- a CDS encoding aspartate carbamoyltransferase catalytic subunit, giving the protein MSAYADPHPKHLLDFHDWSTERLNAILDNADTMSKVLDRPVKKVPALQGLTVCTVFFENSTRTRISFELAARRMSADVVSFAASSSSLSKGESLRDTIETLTAYKIDAYVVRHSASGAAHAVARFSGKPTINAGDGLRAHPTQALLDAYTIRREYGELKGRRVAIIGDIRHSRVARSNAELLTRLGASVVLCGPATLLPRDLAGEGVTLTTDAKAAVKGADAVMALRLQTERMDAGYLGSLPEYIAGYQVNEALLEDAAPNAIVLHPGPMNRDLEISADTADGPRSRVLKQVEHGQAVRMSVLYHLLVGRG; this is encoded by the coding sequence GTGAGCGCCTACGCCGATCCCCACCCGAAGCACCTGCTGGACTTTCACGACTGGAGCACCGAGCGGCTGAATGCCATTCTGGACAATGCCGACACCATGTCGAAGGTGCTCGACAGGCCGGTCAAGAAGGTTCCGGCGCTTCAGGGTCTGACCGTCTGCACGGTGTTCTTCGAGAACAGCACGCGCACCCGCATTTCCTTCGAGCTGGCCGCCCGCCGCATGAGCGCCGACGTGGTTTCGTTTGCCGCCAGCAGCAGCAGCCTGAGTAAAGGCGAGTCGCTGCGAGACACCATCGAGACGCTGACCGCCTACAAGATCGACGCCTACGTGGTGCGGCATTCAGCCAGCGGCGCGGCGCACGCGGTCGCCCGTTTCAGCGGCAAGCCCACCATCAACGCCGGAGACGGACTGCGGGCGCACCCCACCCAGGCGCTGCTCGACGCCTATACCATCCGCCGGGAATACGGCGAGCTGAAGGGGCGCAGGGTCGCCATCATCGGCGACATCCGGCATTCACGGGTGGCCCGCAGCAACGCCGAACTGCTGACCCGGCTGGGCGCAAGCGTCGTGCTGTGCGGCCCCGCCACGCTGCTGCCGCGTGATCTGGCGGGCGAGGGCGTGACCCTGACCACCGACGCGAAAGCCGCCGTGAAGGGAGCCGACGCGGTCATGGCGCTGAGGCTTCAGACCGAGCGTATGGACGCCGGGTATCTGGGCAGCCTGCCGGAGTACATCGCGGGCTATCAGGTAAACGAGGCGCTGCTGGAAGACGCCGCGCCAAACGCCATCGTGCTGCATCCCGGCCCGATGAACCGCGATCTGGAGATTTCCGCCGACACCGCCGACGGGCCGCGCAGCCGCGTGCTGAAGCAGGTCGAGCACGGGCAGGCGGTGAGGATGAGCGTGCTGTATCACCTGCTGGTCGGGCGAGGATAA
- a CDS encoding dihydroorotase yields MLTLTNIRRPNSAQSETLTIENGLIKGWNLPVEGEVIDGKGATVAPALIELHAHLREPGQEVKEDLQSGLAAAAAGGYGTVVSMPNTVPVVDDPAIVRALIEKANGLGFARLRPAAALSKGQQGKQLAELSLLKNAGAAVFTDDGRTNEDARLLRLGLEYAHSLGMVVSVHAEDATLRADGVMNEGPVSEALGLPGNPAAAESARVARDIEISAFTGGRLHIQHLSTARALDLVREAKSRGVPVTCEVCPHHLTLTDEALRGFDAVYKVAPPLRTQADADHLLLGLLDGSVDCLATDHAPHTRAEKEQDMLAAPSGIAYIELAFPLMWTRFGERLGLEKLLHLFTAGPAGVLGWTAPTLEPGQPADVVLLDLETVRKVEPQTFKSKAKFTPWAGEELRGWPVLTLVGGQVAYQRD; encoded by the coding sequence ATGCTTACCCTCACCAATATCCGCCGCCCCAACTCGGCCCAATCCGAAACCCTCACCATCGAAAACGGCCTCATCAAAGGGTGGAATCTGCCGGTTGAAGGCGAAGTCATCGACGGCAAGGGCGCGACGGTTGCCCCGGCTCTCATCGAACTGCATGCCCACCTGCGCGAGCCGGGGCAGGAAGTCAAGGAAGACCTGCAAAGCGGGCTGGCGGCAGCGGCGGCGGGCGGGTACGGCACGGTGGTTTCGATGCCCAATACCGTGCCCGTCGTCGATGACCCGGCCATCGTGCGGGCGCTGATCGAAAAGGCAAATGGCCTGGGCTTTGCCCGCCTGCGCCCCGCCGCCGCGCTGAGCAAGGGGCAGCAGGGCAAGCAACTTGCAGAACTTTCGCTGCTCAAAAACGCTGGGGCCGCCGTGTTCACCGACGACGGGCGCACCAACGAAGATGCCCGCTTGCTGCGCCTGGGGCTGGAATACGCGCACAGCCTCGGCATGGTGGTGAGTGTGCACGCCGAAGATGCCACGCTGCGGGCCGATGGTGTGATGAATGAAGGGCCGGTCAGTGAGGCGCTGGGGCTGCCCGGAAATCCGGCGGCGGCAGAGTCGGCACGGGTGGCCCGCGACATCGAGATTTCGGCCTTCACGGGCGGGCGGCTGCACATTCAGCACCTCTCGACGGCCCGCGCCCTCGATCTGGTGCGCGAGGCCAAGAGCCGGGGCGTGCCCGTCACCTGCGAGGTCTGCCCGCACCACCTGACGCTCACCGATGAAGCGCTGCGCGGGTTTGACGCTGTCTACAAGGTGGCCCCGCCCCTGCGAACCCAGGCCGACGCCGATCATCTGCTGCTGGGGCTGCTCGATGGCTCGGTGGACTGCCTCGCCACCGACCACGCGCCGCACACCCGCGCCGAGAAGGAGCAGGACATGCTCGCGGCCCCCAGCGGCATCGCCTATATCGAGCTGGCCTTTCCGCTGATGTGGACACGCTTTGGAGAGCGGCTGGGGCTGGAAAAACTGCTGCACCTTTTTACCGCTGGCCCCGCCGGGGTGCTGGGCTGGACGGCCCCCACGCTGGAACCGGGGCAGCCCGCCGACGTGGTGCTGCTCGATCTGGAGACGGTGCGGAAGGTGGAGCCGCAGACCTTCAAGAGCAAGGCGAAATTCACCCCCTGGGCAGGCGAGGAACTGCGCGGCTGGCCCGTGCTCACGCTGGTGGGCGGGCAGGTGGCGTACCAGCGCGACTGA
- a CDS encoding transcriptional regulator, whose protein sequence is MFNPPTVEDLQETRRANEKLVLAALDSKPEWVETELAKTTGLALSHLRAALASLLDQGRVRRLPGTGTRAVYGLADPGLADVPATPLTPLAKKVRTYLEGRADSALHMAEELRSTREEVMASLSLLNAHNMITCTFVGSLVIFRLKEAQALLDQKDSQKERVEGKKKQVA, encoded by the coding sequence ATGTTTAATCCCCCCACCGTCGAAGATCTGCAGGAAACCCGCCGCGCTAACGAAAAGTTGGTTCTGGCCGCTCTGGACAGCAAGCCAGAGTGGGTAGAAACCGAGCTTGCTAAAACCACCGGACTGGCGCTGTCTCACCTGCGTGCAGCACTGGCGAGTCTGCTCGATCAGGGCCGCGTGCGCCGTCTGCCCGGTACCGGCACCCGCGCCGTGTACGGTCTGGCCGACCCCGGTCTGGCCGATGTGCCCGCCACTCCGCTGACGCCGCTTGCCAAGAAGGTTCGCACCTACCTGGAAGGCCGCGCCGACAGTGCGCTGCACATGGCCGAAGAGCTTCGCAGCACCCGCGAAGAGGTCATGGCGTCGCTGAGCCTGTTGAATGCCCACAACATGATTACCTGTACTTTTGTCGGCAGTCTGGTCATCTTCCGTCTGAAGGAAGCCCAGGCACTGCTCGATCAGAAAGACAGTCAGAAGGAACGCGTCGAAGGCAAAAAGAAGCAAGTCGCTTGA
- a CDS encoding aminoglycoside phosphotransferase family protein has protein sequence MATLLRQRGLSDAGLTLLASGASVQVYRAGDVVIRVAAPRPGEAASFQSDAQIRRRLHAAGQPVSLPLELGALPDGTFYSLDTYVHGEPCADLSEADCRALGRVLSGLHALPCSGYGLLQDRSDVLAGCAISLADGLRSRLNDAWPYGTAPLEQHPLTREDAASWPRLWTLRRELLALETAPAVVCHTDLHAGQLLWTRAHDGTRRLSGLLDFGDAACGPAAWDVASFAYFHGWKRADWLCDGLETAPPAREAALMGVLLAFHRARRAYSLSRPADLHRAQTFLTLTLERLTAHADESA, from the coding sequence GTGGCAACGCTGCTGAGACAGCGCGGCCTCTCAGATGCTGGTCTGACATTGCTGGCGAGCGGGGCCAGCGTGCAGGTGTACCGGGCAGGCGACGTGGTGATTCGGGTGGCGGCTCCCCGTCCGGGTGAAGCGGCGTCTTTCCAGTCTGACGCGCAGATACGGCGGCGACTGCACGCGGCGGGTCAGCCGGTGTCGCTGCCGCTGGAACTGGGAGCACTGCCAGACGGTACGTTTTACAGCCTGGATACCTATGTACACGGCGAACCGTGCGCCGACCTGAGCGAAGCCGACTGCCGCGCCCTGGGCAGGGTGCTCTCGGGACTGCATGCCCTGCCGTGCAGTGGCTATGGGCTGTTGCAGGATCGCTCGGACGTGCTGGCGGGCTGCGCCATTTCGCTGGCAGACGGACTTCGCAGCCGTCTGAACGATGCCTGGCCCTACGGAACAGCGCCGCTGGAACAGCATCCGTTGACTCGTGAGGACGCGGCAAGCTGGCCCCGGCTGTGGACGCTGCGCCGGGAACTCCTGGCCCTGGAAACGGCTCCGGCTGTGGTGTGTCATACCGACCTGCATGCCGGGCAACTGCTCTGGACGCGGGCACACGACGGAACGCGGCGGCTGTCGGGGCTACTCGATTTCGGAGACGCCGCCTGCGGCCCGGCAGCCTGGGATGTGGCGTCTTTCGCCTACTTTCACGGCTGGAAGCGGGCCGACTGGCTGTGTGATGGCCTGGAGACTGCGCCGCCTGCACGGGAAGCGGCCCTGATGGGGGTGCTGCTGGCTTTCCACCGCGCCCGCCGCGCCTACTCGCTCAGCCGCCCTGCCGACCTGCACCGGGCACAGACCTTCCTGACGCTCACGCTGGAACGGCTGACAGCGCACGCAGACGAGAGCGCCTGA
- the pyrR gene encoding bifunctional pyr operon transcriptional regulator/uracil phosphoribosyltransferase PyrR encodes MELKASILTADELRRALTRIAHEILERNRGAEGLALVGIHTRGIPLAARLAAKLRELEGVEIPQGRLDITLYRDDLSEIAHQPVIRETQIDFDLQSCRVILVDDVLYTGRTVRAALDALIDLGRPQSIQLAVLVDRGHRELPIRADYVGKNLPTAKSEMVKVKLAEIDGLDAVELWDMGQPGREQ; translated from the coding sequence ATGGAACTGAAAGCCTCGATTCTGACCGCCGACGAGCTGCGCCGCGCCCTGACGCGCATCGCTCACGAAATCCTGGAGCGCAACCGGGGCGCTGAAGGGCTGGCGCTGGTTGGCATCCACACGCGCGGCATTCCGCTGGCGGCGCGGCTGGCGGCCAAGCTGCGCGAGCTGGAAGGCGTCGAGATTCCGCAGGGGCGGCTCGACATCACGCTCTACCGCGACGATCTTTCCGAGATTGCCCACCAGCCGGTCATCCGCGAGACTCAGATCGATTTCGATTTGCAGAGCTGCCGGGTCATTCTGGTCGATGACGTGCTGTACACCGGGCGCACCGTGCGGGCCGCGCTCGACGCCCTGATCGATCTGGGCCGTCCGCAGAGTATTCAACTGGCGGTGCTGGTCGACAGAGGGCACCGAGAACTGCCGATCCGCGCCGATTATGTGGGCAAGAATCTGCCGACCGCCAAGAGCGAGATGGTGAAGGTCAAACTGGCCGAAATTGACGGGCTGGACGCGGTGGAACTGTGGGACATGGGCCAGCCGGGGCGTGAGCAGTGA
- the arr gene encoding NAD(+)--rifampin ADP-ribosyltransferase has product MFEKTDVLDHGPFYHGTKAELQIGDLLTAGFHSNYRPEVVMNHIYFTALVNGAGLAAALAQGDGRERVYIVEPTGSFENDPNVTDKKFPGNPTRSYRSRSPLKIVGEVVNWERQTPEELQKWRERLANIKGEIVN; this is encoded by the coding sequence ATGTTCGAGAAGACTGATGTTCTAGACCACGGCCCCTTCTATCACGGAACGAAAGCGGAGTTGCAGATCGGTGATCTGCTGACGGCAGGCTTTCACTCGAATTACAGGCCGGAAGTTGTCATGAACCATATTTACTTTACGGCTCTGGTGAACGGAGCCGGACTTGCCGCAGCTCTGGCTCAAGGCGATGGCCGCGAACGTGTGTACATCGTCGAGCCTACGGGCAGCTTTGAAAACGATCCGAATGTTACAGACAAAAAATTTCCTGGTAATCCGACACGCTCGTATCGCAGCCGATCACCATTGAAAATCGTCGGTGAAGTTGTGAACTGGGAAAGGCAAACACCAGAGGAATTGCAGAAGTGGCGCGAGCGACTGGCAAATATCAAAGGAGAAATTGTCAATTAG
- a CDS encoding redoxin domain-containing protein: MPTPRLRRRWTLSALFLFGGLVGSAVAVSAGQPAPDFIRGGQWFNAPTPPTIASLRGKVVIVNLWVYSCINCHNSLPTLKRWYDTYRSAGLEIVGIHTPELSSDRPAANVAAALKVDGISWPVMQDNDNATWNAYNNEYWPTFYLIDRRGVVRMVHAGEISSRYPEAIPGLEAELKKLLAEK; encoded by the coding sequence ATGCCCACTCCACGCCTTCGCCGCCGCTGGACACTCTCCGCACTCTTCCTGTTCGGCGGGCTGGTCGGAAGCGCCGTCGCCGTATCGGCAGGTCAGCCCGCACCCGACTTCATTCGCGGCGGCCAGTGGTTCAATGCCCCCACACCGCCCACCATCGCCTCGCTGCGCGGCAAGGTCGTGATCGTCAATCTGTGGGTGTATTCGTGTATCAACTGCCACAACAGCCTGCCCACCCTCAAGCGCTGGTACGACACCTACCGCAGCGCCGGGCTGGAAATCGTGGGCATCCACACGCCCGAACTGTCTTCCGACAGACCTGCCGCCAATGTCGCGGCGGCACTGAAGGTGGACGGGATAAGCTGGCCGGTGATGCAGGACAACGACAACGCCACCTGGAACGCCTACAACAACGAATACTGGCCCACCTTCTACCTGATTGATCGCCGGGGCGTGGTCAGGATGGTACATGCCGGAGAGATTTCCAGCCGCTATCCGGAGGCGATTCCTGGCCTGGAAGCAGAGTTGAAAAAACTGCTGGCCGAGAAGTGA
- a CDS encoding complex I NDUFA9 subunit family protein yields the protein MNILVTGATGFVGRGVVAELTKRGHTVLAASREGQDVGAARGLKMDVGDLGSVQRGIGSVPDLGAVVHLVGIITEKGVQTFARVHVEATRNVLSSTPRRARYLHMSALGADPASQSGYSRSKGEAESLVRASGLDFTIFRPSLIFGPGDDFFGRVLKQLVSLPPVVPQIGDGKFPFRPVSLSDVATAFAQALDVPSSVGQTYALTGPQEYTFRELLDLELKALGKRKPILPVPIALMNVAVPLMNLLPNPPITRDQYVMLKAGNTAPPEPARTVFGLPMLHLEDLLPQIVGKKG from the coding sequence ATGAACATTCTGGTCACGGGAGCAACCGGGTTTGTAGGCCGGGGAGTGGTGGCCGAGCTGACGAAGCGCGGACATACGGTGCTGGCAGCGTCGCGGGAAGGTCAGGACGTGGGCGCGGCGCGGGGCCTGAAAATGGATGTAGGCGATCTGGGCAGCGTCCAGCGCGGCATCGGCAGCGTGCCTGACCTGGGCGCGGTGGTGCATCTGGTGGGCATCATCACCGAAAAAGGCGTACAGACCTTTGCGCGGGTGCATGTCGAGGCCACGCGCAACGTCCTGAGCAGCACGCCGCGCCGCGCCCGCTACCTGCACATGAGCGCCCTGGGAGCCGACCCTGCCAGCCAGAGCGGATACAGCCGCAGCAAGGGCGAGGCCGAGTCGCTGGTGCGTGCCAGCGGTCTGGACTTCACCATCTTCCGCCCGTCGCTGATTTTTGGCCCCGGTGACGATTTCTTCGGGCGCGTGCTGAAGCAGCTCGTGAGCCTGCCGCCGGTGGTGCCGCAGATCGGAGACGGCAAGTTTCCGTTTCGCCCGGTCAGCCTGAGTGACGTGGCGACAGCGTTTGCGCAGGCACTCGATGTCCCGTCATCGGTGGGGCAGACCTACGCCCTGACCGGGCCGCAGGAGTACACCTTCCGCGAACTGCTGGACCTGGAATTGAAGGCCCTTGGCAAGCGCAAGCCGATTCTGCCCGTTCCCATCGCCCTGATGAATGTGGCGGTGCCGCTGATGAATCTGCTGCCCAATCCGCCCATCACCCGCGATCAGTACGTCATGCTCAAGGCGGGCAACACCGCGCCCCCGGAACCCGCCCGCACGGTGTTCGGTCTGCCGATGCTGCACCTGGAAGACCTGCTGCCGCAGATCGTGGGCAAAAAGGGCTGA
- the crtI gene encoding phytoene desaturase family protein — MRSPLPPPRPSQKTALIIGSGIGGLSLGIRLQSLGFATTILERLDQPGGRAYQKRVQTPEGEYVFDMGPTVITVPQFIEELFRLEVGKAELSGEDFPPEMRAAERVRSGESGGPATRKYVQLRPILPFYRIYFDDGSYFDYDGDPDSTRRQIGTLAPEDLAGYERFHADARDIFERGFLELGYTHFGDVSTMLRVVPDLMRLDAVRTLFSFVGKYFSNPKMQQVFSFETLLVGGNPLSVPAIYAMIHFVEKTWGIHYAMGGTGALVRAFVQKFEELGGTLRVGAGVEQILVEGRLPGKRRARGVRLSGGEELLADVVVSNGDWANTNLKLLPPSARLVNSDARVRLAQQSMSLLVIYFGFRRGGPDEAPLDLRHHNIVLGPRYQELLTEIFGSKILSPDFSQYLHVPTLTDPTLAPAGHHAAYTLVPVPHNASGIDWKTQGPKLTARVLAFLEERGFIPDLAARLTHSEFITPDYFEGTLDSYLGNAFGPEPRLIQSAYFRPHNRHEDVGNLYLVGAGAQPGAGTPSVMMSAKMTARLIAQDFGIHPDIVGGTAHAPETQPLLSSSR, encoded by the coding sequence ATGCGTTCTCCCCTGCCTCCGCCGCGACCTTCCCAGAAAACCGCCCTGATCATCGGCTCCGGCATCGGCGGCCTGAGCCTGGGCATTCGCCTTCAGAGCCTGGGGTTTGCCACCACGATCCTCGAACGCCTCGACCAGCCGGGTGGCCGCGCCTATCAGAAGCGCGTGCAGACCCCCGAGGGCGAATACGTCTTCGACATGGGGCCGACCGTCATCACGGTGCCGCAGTTTATCGAGGAACTGTTCCGGCTGGAGGTGGGCAAAGCCGAGCTGAGCGGCGAAGACTTTCCGCCCGAGATGCGGGCCGCCGAGCGCGTGCGGAGCGGCGAAAGCGGCGGCCCGGCCACCAGGAAGTATGTGCAGCTTCGCCCGATTCTGCCGTTCTACCGCATCTACTTCGACGACGGCAGTTACTTCGACTACGACGGCGACCCCGATTCGACCCGCCGCCAGATCGGTACGCTGGCCCCGGAAGACCTGGCGGGCTATGAGCGCTTTCACGCCGACGCCCGCGACATCTTCGAGCGCGGCTTTCTGGAACTCGGGTACACGCACTTCGGAGATGTAAGCACCATGCTGCGCGTCGTGCCCGACCTGATGCGCCTCGACGCGGTTCGCACGCTGTTCAGCTTCGTGGGCAAGTATTTTTCCAATCCCAAGATGCAGCAGGTGTTCAGCTTCGAGACGCTGCTGGTGGGCGGCAATCCGCTGAGCGTGCCCGCCATCTACGCCATGATTCATTTCGTCGAGAAGACCTGGGGCATTCATTACGCGATGGGCGGCACCGGGGCGCTGGTGCGGGCCTTCGTGCAGAAATTCGAGGAACTGGGCGGCACGCTGCGGGTCGGGGCGGGCGTCGAGCAGATTCTGGTGGAAGGTCGGCTGCCCGGCAAACGGCGGGCGCGGGGCGTGCGGCTTTCTGGCGGCGAAGAGCTGTTGGCCGATGTGGTGGTCAGCAACGGCGACTGGGCCAACACCAACCTGAAGCTGCTGCCCCCCTCGGCGCGGCTGGTCAATTCCGATGCCCGCGTGCGACTGGCGCAGCAGTCCATGAGCCTGCTCGTCATCTATTTCGGCTTTCGCAGAGGCGGCCCGGACGAAGCGCCGCTTGATCTGCGCCACCACAACATCGTGTTGGGGCCGCGCTATCAGGAACTCCTCACCGAGATTTTTGGCAGCAAGATTCTCAGTCCCGATTTCAGCCAGTATCTGCACGTGCCCACCCTCACCGACCCCACGCTGGCTCCGGCGGGCCATCACGCCGCGTATACCCTGGTTCCCGTGCCACACAACGCTTCTGGCATCGACTGGAAGACCCAGGGGCCGAAACTGACAGCGCGAGTCCTGGCATTTCTGGAAGAGCGCGGCTTCATTCCCGACCTCGCTGCCCGCCTGACGCACTCGGAATTCATCACGCCCGACTACTTCGAGGGCACGCTGGACAGCTATCTGGGCAACGCTTTCGGGCCGGAACCCAGGCTGATCCAGAGCGCGTATTTCCGCCCGCACAACCGTCATGAAGATGTGGGCAACCTGTATCTGGTCGGCGCGGGAGCGCAGCCGGGCGCGGGCACCCCCAGCGTGATGATGTCGGCCAAGATGACCGCCCGCCTGATCGCCCAGGATTTCGGTATTCATCCGGACATCGTTGGCGGCACGGCCCACGCCCCCGAAACACAGCCGCTGCTCAGCTCTTCCAGATAG
- a CDS encoding class I SAM-dependent methyltransferase, which produces MSQRCGQVWSFGVLLDAVPIDTAASVLDIGGGDGRLLLELARRGHTGRQALIDAARGGDAHALPFAAQSFDVMVLLRVLAHLHTPALALAEARRVLRPGGRVVVAAHGPLHLAALLGTVSTQSAPAPAAAVPFDLRLPVLLTVHDQRALLASYGQSAQPQGELKTELQLCGWVQHIEGQN; this is translated from the coding sequence TTGTCGCAGCGGTGCGGGCAGGTCTGGTCCTTCGGGGTGCTGCTGGACGCTGTTCCCATCGATACGGCGGCGTCTGTCCTCGACATCGGTGGGGGAGACGGACGCCTGCTGTTGGAACTGGCGAGGCGCGGCCACACCGGGCGGCAGGCGCTGATCGACGCGGCTCGGGGCGGCGACGCCCATGCACTGCCGTTTGCGGCCCAGAGCTTCGACGTGATGGTTCTGCTGCGCGTGCTGGCCCATCTGCACACGCCTGCGCTGGCCCTGGCCGAAGCGCGGCGGGTGCTGCGTCCGGGTGGGCGCGTGGTGGTGGCCGCGCACGGCCCGCTGCATCTGGCTGCGCTGCTCGGCACTGTTTCTACGCAGAGCGCTCCAGCGCCAGCCGCCGCCGTTCCCTTCGATCTTCGGCTGCCCGTCCTCCTGACCGTCCACGATCAACGCGCCCTGCTCGCCAGCTACGGGCAGAGCGCCCAGCCGCAAGGCGAGCTGAAGACCGAGCTTCAGCTGTGTGGCTGGGTACAACACATAGAAGGGCAGAACTGA
- a CDS encoding quinone-dependent dihydroorotate dehydrogenase: MYARFAKPLLFRLDAERAHHLTMRGAALAGHLPGFSALLAGQLARPDPALTQTLWGQRFGSPLGLAAGLDKNAEAVPIFTALGFGFMEVGTVTPRPQPGNPLPRLFRLPDDAALINRMGFNNAGAQPMAQHLQAGRHAPVWVNIGKNKDTPNEQAADDYLKAVAALHARADGFVVNVSSPNTPGLRSLQAADELSRLVGAVLAEVAALRPGLPVLVKLSPDMEAGDFAASVAAVAEVGVSGLIVSNTTLSRDGLSSAARGEAGGLSGRPLEARSTALIAQSYRLTAGKLPIVGVGGIFSAQDAYRKIRAGASLIELYTALIYEGPTLPARINAGLRELLRRDGFMHVSEAVGVDVRAGG; encoded by the coding sequence ATGTATGCCCGCTTTGCCAAACCGCTGCTCTTTCGTCTGGATGCCGAACGCGCCCATCACCTCACCATGCGCGGCGCGGCGCTGGCCGGACACCTCCCCGGCTTCAGCGCTCTGCTCGCGGGGCAGCTCGCCCGCCCCGACCCGGCCCTGACCCAGACGCTGTGGGGCCAGCGCTTCGGCTCTCCGCTGGGACTGGCGGCGGGCCTCGACAAGAACGCCGAAGCGGTGCCGATCTTCACGGCGCTGGGCTTCGGGTTCATGGAAGTGGGCACCGTCACGCCGCGCCCCCAGCCGGGCAATCCGCTGCCGCGCCTGTTCCGGCTGCCAGACGACGCCGCGCTCATCAACCGCATGGGCTTCAACAACGCCGGAGCGCAGCCGATGGCGCAGCACCTTCAGGCTGGACGGCATGCCCCGGTGTGGGTGAACATCGGCAAGAACAAAGACACGCCCAACGAGCAGGCCGCCGACGACTATCTGAAGGCGGTGGCGGCGCTGCATGCCCGCGCCGACGGCTTCGTGGTCAACGTCAGCAGTCCGAACACCCCCGGTCTGCGCTCGCTTCAGGCGGCAGATGAACTGTCGCGGCTGGTGGGCGCGGTGCTGGCGGAAGTGGCGGCGCTGCGCCCCGGTCTGCCGGTGCTGGTCAAACTCTCGCCCGATATGGAGGCGGGCGACTTTGCCGCGAGTGTGGCAGCGGTGGCCGAGGTGGGGGTATCGGGCCTGATCGTGTCGAACACCACCCTGAGCCGTGACGGCCTGAGCAGCGCGGCGCGGGGTGAGGCGGGCGGGCTGAGCGGTCGCCCGCTGGAAGCCCGCTCGACGGCTCTGATCGCCCAGAGTTACCGCCTGACTGCCGGGAAACTGCCCATCGTGGGGGTGGGCGGCATCTTCAGCGCCCAGGACGCCTACCGCAAGATCCGGGCCGGGGCGAGCCTGATCGAGCTGTACACCGCCCTGATCTATGAAGGACCGACGCTGCCCGCCCGCATCAACGCGGGACTGAGAGAGCTGCTGCGCCGTGACGGGTTTATGCACGTCAGCGAGGCGGTCGGGGTGGATGTCAGGGCAGGAGGGTAA